The Penaeus chinensis breed Huanghai No. 1 chromosome 39, ASM1920278v2, whole genome shotgun sequence genome has a segment encoding these proteins:
- the LOC125046690 gene encoding translation initiation factor eIF-2B subunit delta-like isoform X2 has protein sequence MMLSEGEAGLVRHTGVMAPPGNPRHKRTGKAAKNRSSQTENHPDSELRHSPDGPPVERPVSAACPLKASSEKCPERPLKEANSQQGSPVAGAKGKESPKNSASQRKGLNPEGKAAKRIQSKGSGPATPRRAKGQPSSSPTTNAKVPQSGPSAVSVVVDSTASTKHVLEKSAEITEPRLAKLSTTCPSSSEKKQVKMSDKKLDSLCQLLENIVLQHGGKDISPGGAKPVSVPQQNQNTAAKVSPVTKSASGPSSKVEGNKEQPGEEKSKEEIERERKARKEAKKAGKKKGGDQSKAKEGGTDESTKENKKPPPQSQKEAKAQSKPAEEKAAPPQQSKQGQEPQQKEGVEDGSGKSKADLKRERREKQEAQRQAKALAKAQQDAEKQKKSQPQSQKITREESKKGPQIKKFAEGRRTRDKKSIEKDSSRRIPLLGHLTPYTSHPPSLPVNCDSIHPAIRTLGQKMKDRVVDGSTARVIATLAALKRFINDYRTPESCDLSRDLAEKIVPNVAHLHACRPLAIAMDNAVRFLKHKINSIEPNVPEAQAKDLLRTAIDEYVCDNINLASSTIATHAAQLLKDGDVILTFGYSALVCDMVEAARNGSSCVNVSVVVADSPFPPTGSDMVKQLAAMGVPTYYRLITDVTHIMHKVTKVVVEAESVMMNGAVQGMCGTAGLALAAATHDTPFIVLCHTYKFSNNDLTDSLVVNELGDANGIVNCPSREYCDLLTDWKDTENLNVVRLVYDVTPAGLVTVLVTEQSVLPTSAVPVIIRRNYADILGQD, from the exons ATGATGCTGTCAGAAGGAGAGG CAGGACTGGTGCGGCACACAGGCGTCATGGCACCGCCT GGCAATCCCAGGCACAAGCGAACTGGCAAGGCTGCCAAGAATCGGAGCTCTCAGACAGAGAACCACCCGGATTCTGAGCTGCGGCATTCTCCCGATGGACCACCTGTAGAGAGGCCAGTGTCAGCAGCCTGTCCGCTGAAGGCTTCCTCGGAAAAGTGTCCTGAAAGACCCCTTAAGGAGGCCAATTCCCAGCAAGGATCTCCAGTTGCAGGGGCCAAGGGCAAGGAATCTCCCAAGAATTCAGCATCTCAGAGGAAGGGCTTGAATCCTGAGGGCAAGGCAGCCAAGAGAATCCAGTCTAAAGGATCTGGACCAGCCACTCCAAGGCGAGCAAAAGGGCAACCTTCTTCCTCGCCAACTACCAATGCAAAGGTCCCCCAATCAGGTCCCTCAGCAGTGTCAGTAGTTGTAGACTCAACTGCCTCAACGAAGCACGTATTGGAGAAAAGTGCTGAGATAACAGAGCCAAGACTAGCTAAATTGTCTACCACTTGTCCATCAAGTAGTGAGAAGAAACAGGTAAAGATGTCTGACAAAAAGCTGGATAGTCTTTGCCAGTTGCTGGAAAATATAGTCTTACAACATGGGGGTAAAGATATCTCTCCCGGTGGAGCCAAGCCTGTTAGTGTCCCTCAGCAAAATCAGAATACAGCTGCTAAGGTGTCTCCTGTCACAAAATCTGCCTCTGGACCATCATCAAAAGTTGAAGGTAATAAAGAGCAACCTGGTGAGGAGAAgtcaaaagaagaaatagaaagggagaggaaagccaggaaggaggcaaagaaagcaggaaaaaagaaaggaggtgaTCAGAGCAAAGCCAAGGAAGGTGGTACAGATGAGagcacaaaggaaaacaaaaagccaCCCCCTCAAAGCCAGAAGGAAGCCAAGGCCCAGAGCAAGCCAGCAGAGGAGAAAGCAGCACCTCCACAGCAGTCTAAGCAGGGGCAGGAGCCACAGCAGAAAGAAGGGGTTGAAGATGGCAGTGGCAAGTCCAAAGCAGACCTGAAGCGGGAAAGACGTGAGAAGCAGGAAGCCCAGAGGCAGGCAAAAGCACTAGCAAAAGCACAGCAGGAtgcagagaagcagaagaaaagccAGCCTCAGTCACAAAAGATTACTCGTGAGGAATCTAAAAAAGGACCACAAATCAAAAAGTTTGCTGAGGGAAGGCGCACAAGGGACAAGAAGAGTATTGAGAAGGACAGCTCACGGAGAATCCCATTGCTAGGCCACCTGACTCCTTACACGTCGCATCCACCCTCACTACCTGTCAACTGTGATTCCATCCACCCTGCTATAAGGACTCTCGGTCAAAAGATGAAG GACCGTGTTGTGGATGGGTCAACCGCACGAGTAATTGCAACATTAGCTGCTCTGAAGCGATTCATCAATGACTACAGAACACCTGAGTCTTGTGACCTCTCCAGAGATCTTGCAGAGAAAATAGTGCCCAATGTGGCACACCTCCATGCATGTCGTCCTCTGGCAATTGCAATGGACAATGCTGTCAG ATTTTTGAAGCACAAGATAAACAGCATCGAGCCGAATGTCCCCGAGGCACAAGCCAAAGACCTGCTACGCACAGCCATTGATGAGTATGTTTGTGACAACATCAACCTCGCCAGTAGCACTATAGCCACTCATGCCGCCCAGTTGCTCAAGGATGGAGATGTTATTCTTACGTTTGGCTA TTCAGCCCTCGTTTGCGACATGGTTGAAGCAGCACGGAATGGCAGCAGTTGTGTGAACGTGAGTGTTGTGGTTGCAgactcaccctttcctcccacgGGTTCAGATATGGTCAAGCAACTGGCTGCTATGGGTGTTCCGACATATTACCGTCTCATTACAGATGTCACCCACATTATGCACAAG GTAACCAAGGTAGTCGTAGAGGCAGAATCTGTCATGATGAATGGCGCAGTGCAGGGGATGTGTGGGACAGCAGGACTGGCTCTTGCTGCTGCCACACATGACACACCCTTCATTGTTCTCTGTCACACATACAAGTTTAGCAATAATGATCTCACTGATTCTTTGGTAGTGAATGAATTAG GGGATGCGAATGGCATTGTGAATTGCCCATCCAGGGAATACTGCGATCTCCTGACTGATTGGAAGGACACAGAAAATCTAAATGTAGTGCGACTAGTGTACGACGTGACTCCGGCTGGCCTTGTGACGGTGCTGGTCACAGAGCAGAGTGTTCTCCCAACCTCTGCTGTACCAGTTATCATCCGACGTAATTACGCAGATATTCTCGGACAGGATTAG
- the LOC125046690 gene encoding translation initiation factor eIF-2B subunit delta-like isoform X4, with translation MAPPGNPRHKRTGKAAKNRSSQTENHPDSELRHSPDGPPVERPVSAACPLKASSEKCPERPLKEANSQQGSPVAGAKGKESPKNSASQRKGLNPEGKAAKRIQSKGSGPATPRRAKGQPSSSPTTNAKVPQSGPSAVSVVVDSTASTKHVLEKSAEITEPRLAKLSTTCPSSSEKKQVKMSDKKLDSLCQLLENIVLQHGGKDISPGGAKPVSVPQQNQNTAAKVSPVTKSASGPSSKVEGNKEQPGEEKSKEEIERERKARKEAKKAGKKKGGDQSKAKEGGTDESTKENKKPPPQSQKEAKAQSKPAEEKAAPPQQSKQGQEPQQKEGVEDGSGKSKADLKRERREKQEAQRQAKALAKAQQDAEKQKKSQPQSQKITREESKKGPQIKKFAEGRRTRDKKSIEKDSSRRIPLLGHLTPYTSHPPSLPVNCDSIHPAIRTLGQKMKDRVVDGSTARVIATLAALKRFINDYRTPESCDLSRDLAEKIVPNVAHLHACRPLAIAMDNAVRFLKHKINSIEPNVPEAQAKDLLRTAIDEYVCDNINLASSTIATHAAQLLKDGDVILTFGYSALVCDMVEAARNGSSCVNVSVVVADSPFPPTGSDMVKQLAAMGVPTYYRLITDVTHIMHKVTKVVVEAESVMMNGAVQGMCGTAGLALAAATHDTPFIVLCHTYKFSNNDLTDSLVVNELGDANGIVNCPSREYCDLLTDWKDTENLNVVRLVYDVTPAGLVTVLVTEQSVLPTSAVPVIIRRNYADILGQD, from the exons ATGGCACCGCCT GGCAATCCCAGGCACAAGCGAACTGGCAAGGCTGCCAAGAATCGGAGCTCTCAGACAGAGAACCACCCGGATTCTGAGCTGCGGCATTCTCCCGATGGACCACCTGTAGAGAGGCCAGTGTCAGCAGCCTGTCCGCTGAAGGCTTCCTCGGAAAAGTGTCCTGAAAGACCCCTTAAGGAGGCCAATTCCCAGCAAGGATCTCCAGTTGCAGGGGCCAAGGGCAAGGAATCTCCCAAGAATTCAGCATCTCAGAGGAAGGGCTTGAATCCTGAGGGCAAGGCAGCCAAGAGAATCCAGTCTAAAGGATCTGGACCAGCCACTCCAAGGCGAGCAAAAGGGCAACCTTCTTCCTCGCCAACTACCAATGCAAAGGTCCCCCAATCAGGTCCCTCAGCAGTGTCAGTAGTTGTAGACTCAACTGCCTCAACGAAGCACGTATTGGAGAAAAGTGCTGAGATAACAGAGCCAAGACTAGCTAAATTGTCTACCACTTGTCCATCAAGTAGTGAGAAGAAACAGGTAAAGATGTCTGACAAAAAGCTGGATAGTCTTTGCCAGTTGCTGGAAAATATAGTCTTACAACATGGGGGTAAAGATATCTCTCCCGGTGGAGCCAAGCCTGTTAGTGTCCCTCAGCAAAATCAGAATACAGCTGCTAAGGTGTCTCCTGTCACAAAATCTGCCTCTGGACCATCATCAAAAGTTGAAGGTAATAAAGAGCAACCTGGTGAGGAGAAgtcaaaagaagaaatagaaagggagaggaaagccaggaaggaggcaaagaaagcaggaaaaaagaaaggaggtgaTCAGAGCAAAGCCAAGGAAGGTGGTACAGATGAGagcacaaaggaaaacaaaaagccaCCCCCTCAAAGCCAGAAGGAAGCCAAGGCCCAGAGCAAGCCAGCAGAGGAGAAAGCAGCACCTCCACAGCAGTCTAAGCAGGGGCAGGAGCCACAGCAGAAAGAAGGGGTTGAAGATGGCAGTGGCAAGTCCAAAGCAGACCTGAAGCGGGAAAGACGTGAGAAGCAGGAAGCCCAGAGGCAGGCAAAAGCACTAGCAAAAGCACAGCAGGAtgcagagaagcagaagaaaagccAGCCTCAGTCACAAAAGATTACTCGTGAGGAATCTAAAAAAGGACCACAAATCAAAAAGTTTGCTGAGGGAAGGCGCACAAGGGACAAGAAGAGTATTGAGAAGGACAGCTCACGGAGAATCCCATTGCTAGGCCACCTGACTCCTTACACGTCGCATCCACCCTCACTACCTGTCAACTGTGATTCCATCCACCCTGCTATAAGGACTCTCGGTCAAAAGATGAAG GACCGTGTTGTGGATGGGTCAACCGCACGAGTAATTGCAACATTAGCTGCTCTGAAGCGATTCATCAATGACTACAGAACACCTGAGTCTTGTGACCTCTCCAGAGATCTTGCAGAGAAAATAGTGCCCAATGTGGCACACCTCCATGCATGTCGTCCTCTGGCAATTGCAATGGACAATGCTGTCAG ATTTTTGAAGCACAAGATAAACAGCATCGAGCCGAATGTCCCCGAGGCACAAGCCAAAGACCTGCTACGCACAGCCATTGATGAGTATGTTTGTGACAACATCAACCTCGCCAGTAGCACTATAGCCACTCATGCCGCCCAGTTGCTCAAGGATGGAGATGTTATTCTTACGTTTGGCTA TTCAGCCCTCGTTTGCGACATGGTTGAAGCAGCACGGAATGGCAGCAGTTGTGTGAACGTGAGTGTTGTGGTTGCAgactcaccctttcctcccacgGGTTCAGATATGGTCAAGCAACTGGCTGCTATGGGTGTTCCGACATATTACCGTCTCATTACAGATGTCACCCACATTATGCACAAG GTAACCAAGGTAGTCGTAGAGGCAGAATCTGTCATGATGAATGGCGCAGTGCAGGGGATGTGTGGGACAGCAGGACTGGCTCTTGCTGCTGCCACACATGACACACCCTTCATTGTTCTCTGTCACACATACAAGTTTAGCAATAATGATCTCACTGATTCTTTGGTAGTGAATGAATTAG GGGATGCGAATGGCATTGTGAATTGCCCATCCAGGGAATACTGCGATCTCCTGACTGATTGGAAGGACACAGAAAATCTAAATGTAGTGCGACTAGTGTACGACGTGACTCCGGCTGGCCTTGTGACGGTGCTGGTCACAGAGCAGAGTGTTCTCCCAACCTCTGCTGTACCAGTTATCATCCGACGTAATTACGCAGATATTCTCGGACAGGATTAG
- the LOC125046690 gene encoding translation initiation factor eIF-2B subunit delta-like isoform X5, whose product MSDKKLDSLCQLLENIVLQHGGKDISPGGAKPVSVPQQNQNTAAKVSPVTKSASGPSSKVEGNKEQPGEEKSKEEIERERKARKEAKKAGKKKGGDQSKAKEGGTDESTKENKKPPPQSQKEAKAQSKPAEEKAAPPQQSKQGQEPQQKEGVEDGSGKSKADLKRERREKQEAQRQAKALAKAQQDAEKQKKSQPQSQKITREESKKGPQIKKFAEGRRTRDKKSIEKDSSRRIPLLGHLTPYTSHPPSLPVNCDSIHPAIRTLGQKMKDRVVDGSTARVIATLAALKRFINDYRTPESCDLSRDLAEKIVPNVAHLHACRPLAIAMDNAVRFLKHKINSIEPNVPEAQAKDLLRTAIDEYVCDNINLASSTIATHAAQLLKDGDVILTFGYSALVCDMVEAARNGSSCVNVSVVVADSPFPPTGSDMVKQLAAMGVPTYYRLITDVTHIMHKVTKVVVEAESVMMNGAVQGMCGTAGLALAAATHDTPFIVLCHTYKFSNNDLTDSLVVNELGDANGIVNCPSREYCDLLTDWKDTENLNVVRLVYDVTPAGLVTVLVTEQSVLPTSAVPVIIRRNYADILGQD is encoded by the exons ATGTCTGACAAAAAGCTGGATAGTCTTTGCCAGTTGCTGGAAAATATAGTCTTACAACATGGGGGTAAAGATATCTCTCCCGGTGGAGCCAAGCCTGTTAGTGTCCCTCAGCAAAATCAGAATACAGCTGCTAAGGTGTCTCCTGTCACAAAATCTGCCTCTGGACCATCATCAAAAGTTGAAGGTAATAAAGAGCAACCTGGTGAGGAGAAgtcaaaagaagaaatagaaagggagaggaaagccaggaaggaggcaaagaaagcaggaaaaaagaaaggaggtgaTCAGAGCAAAGCCAAGGAAGGTGGTACAGATGAGagcacaaaggaaaacaaaaagccaCCCCCTCAAAGCCAGAAGGAAGCCAAGGCCCAGAGCAAGCCAGCAGAGGAGAAAGCAGCACCTCCACAGCAGTCTAAGCAGGGGCAGGAGCCACAGCAGAAAGAAGGGGTTGAAGATGGCAGTGGCAAGTCCAAAGCAGACCTGAAGCGGGAAAGACGTGAGAAGCAGGAAGCCCAGAGGCAGGCAAAAGCACTAGCAAAAGCACAGCAGGAtgcagagaagcagaagaaaagccAGCCTCAGTCACAAAAGATTACTCGTGAGGAATCTAAAAAAGGACCACAAATCAAAAAGTTTGCTGAGGGAAGGCGCACAAGGGACAAGAAGAGTATTGAGAAGGACAGCTCACGGAGAATCCCATTGCTAGGCCACCTGACTCCTTACACGTCGCATCCACCCTCACTACCTGTCAACTGTGATTCCATCCACCCTGCTATAAGGACTCTCGGTCAAAAGATGAAG GACCGTGTTGTGGATGGGTCAACCGCACGAGTAATTGCAACATTAGCTGCTCTGAAGCGATTCATCAATGACTACAGAACACCTGAGTCTTGTGACCTCTCCAGAGATCTTGCAGAGAAAATAGTGCCCAATGTGGCACACCTCCATGCATGTCGTCCTCTGGCAATTGCAATGGACAATGCTGTCAG ATTTTTGAAGCACAAGATAAACAGCATCGAGCCGAATGTCCCCGAGGCACAAGCCAAAGACCTGCTACGCACAGCCATTGATGAGTATGTTTGTGACAACATCAACCTCGCCAGTAGCACTATAGCCACTCATGCCGCCCAGTTGCTCAAGGATGGAGATGTTATTCTTACGTTTGGCTA TTCAGCCCTCGTTTGCGACATGGTTGAAGCAGCACGGAATGGCAGCAGTTGTGTGAACGTGAGTGTTGTGGTTGCAgactcaccctttcctcccacgGGTTCAGATATGGTCAAGCAACTGGCTGCTATGGGTGTTCCGACATATTACCGTCTCATTACAGATGTCACCCACATTATGCACAAG GTAACCAAGGTAGTCGTAGAGGCAGAATCTGTCATGATGAATGGCGCAGTGCAGGGGATGTGTGGGACAGCAGGACTGGCTCTTGCTGCTGCCACACATGACACACCCTTCATTGTTCTCTGTCACACATACAAGTTTAGCAATAATGATCTCACTGATTCTTTGGTAGTGAATGAATTAG GGGATGCGAATGGCATTGTGAATTGCCCATCCAGGGAATACTGCGATCTCCTGACTGATTGGAAGGACACAGAAAATCTAAATGTAGTGCGACTAGTGTACGACGTGACTCCGGCTGGCCTTGTGACGGTGCTGGTCACAGAGCAGAGTGTTCTCCCAACCTCTGCTGTACCAGTTATCATCCGACGTAATTACGCAGATATTCTCGGACAGGATTAG
- the LOC125046690 gene encoding translation initiation factor eIF-2B subunit delta-like isoform X3, which yields MMLSEGEGLVRHTGVMAPPGNPRHKRTGKAAKNRSSQTENHPDSELRHSPDGPPVERPVSAACPLKASSEKCPERPLKEANSQQGSPVAGAKGKESPKNSASQRKGLNPEGKAAKRIQSKGSGPATPRRAKGQPSSSPTTNAKVPQSGPSAVSVVVDSTASTKHVLEKSAEITEPRLAKLSTTCPSSSEKKQVKMSDKKLDSLCQLLENIVLQHGGKDISPGGAKPVSVPQQNQNTAAKVSPVTKSASGPSSKVEGNKEQPGEEKSKEEIERERKARKEAKKAGKKKGGDQSKAKEGGTDESTKENKKPPPQSQKEAKAQSKPAEEKAAPPQQSKQGQEPQQKEGVEDGSGKSKADLKRERREKQEAQRQAKALAKAQQDAEKQKKSQPQSQKITREESKKGPQIKKFAEGRRTRDKKSIEKDSSRRIPLLGHLTPYTSHPPSLPVNCDSIHPAIRTLGQKMKDRVVDGSTARVIATLAALKRFINDYRTPESCDLSRDLAEKIVPNVAHLHACRPLAIAMDNAVRFLKHKINSIEPNVPEAQAKDLLRTAIDEYVCDNINLASSTIATHAAQLLKDGDVILTFGYSALVCDMVEAARNGSSCVNVSVVVADSPFPPTGSDMVKQLAAMGVPTYYRLITDVTHIMHKVTKVVVEAESVMMNGAVQGMCGTAGLALAAATHDTPFIVLCHTYKFSNNDLTDSLVVNELGDANGIVNCPSREYCDLLTDWKDTENLNVVRLVYDVTPAGLVTVLVTEQSVLPTSAVPVIIRRNYADILGQD from the exons ATGATGCTGTCAGAAGGAGAGG GACTGGTGCGGCACACAGGCGTCATGGCACCGCCT GGCAATCCCAGGCACAAGCGAACTGGCAAGGCTGCCAAGAATCGGAGCTCTCAGACAGAGAACCACCCGGATTCTGAGCTGCGGCATTCTCCCGATGGACCACCTGTAGAGAGGCCAGTGTCAGCAGCCTGTCCGCTGAAGGCTTCCTCGGAAAAGTGTCCTGAAAGACCCCTTAAGGAGGCCAATTCCCAGCAAGGATCTCCAGTTGCAGGGGCCAAGGGCAAGGAATCTCCCAAGAATTCAGCATCTCAGAGGAAGGGCTTGAATCCTGAGGGCAAGGCAGCCAAGAGAATCCAGTCTAAAGGATCTGGACCAGCCACTCCAAGGCGAGCAAAAGGGCAACCTTCTTCCTCGCCAACTACCAATGCAAAGGTCCCCCAATCAGGTCCCTCAGCAGTGTCAGTAGTTGTAGACTCAACTGCCTCAACGAAGCACGTATTGGAGAAAAGTGCTGAGATAACAGAGCCAAGACTAGCTAAATTGTCTACCACTTGTCCATCAAGTAGTGAGAAGAAACAGGTAAAGATGTCTGACAAAAAGCTGGATAGTCTTTGCCAGTTGCTGGAAAATATAGTCTTACAACATGGGGGTAAAGATATCTCTCCCGGTGGAGCCAAGCCTGTTAGTGTCCCTCAGCAAAATCAGAATACAGCTGCTAAGGTGTCTCCTGTCACAAAATCTGCCTCTGGACCATCATCAAAAGTTGAAGGTAATAAAGAGCAACCTGGTGAGGAGAAgtcaaaagaagaaatagaaagggagaggaaagccaggaaggaggcaaagaaagcaggaaaaaagaaaggaggtgaTCAGAGCAAAGCCAAGGAAGGTGGTACAGATGAGagcacaaaggaaaacaaaaagccaCCCCCTCAAAGCCAGAAGGAAGCCAAGGCCCAGAGCAAGCCAGCAGAGGAGAAAGCAGCACCTCCACAGCAGTCTAAGCAGGGGCAGGAGCCACAGCAGAAAGAAGGGGTTGAAGATGGCAGTGGCAAGTCCAAAGCAGACCTGAAGCGGGAAAGACGTGAGAAGCAGGAAGCCCAGAGGCAGGCAAAAGCACTAGCAAAAGCACAGCAGGAtgcagagaagcagaagaaaagccAGCCTCAGTCACAAAAGATTACTCGTGAGGAATCTAAAAAAGGACCACAAATCAAAAAGTTTGCTGAGGGAAGGCGCACAAGGGACAAGAAGAGTATTGAGAAGGACAGCTCACGGAGAATCCCATTGCTAGGCCACCTGACTCCTTACACGTCGCATCCACCCTCACTACCTGTCAACTGTGATTCCATCCACCCTGCTATAAGGACTCTCGGTCAAAAGATGAAG GACCGTGTTGTGGATGGGTCAACCGCACGAGTAATTGCAACATTAGCTGCTCTGAAGCGATTCATCAATGACTACAGAACACCTGAGTCTTGTGACCTCTCCAGAGATCTTGCAGAGAAAATAGTGCCCAATGTGGCACACCTCCATGCATGTCGTCCTCTGGCAATTGCAATGGACAATGCTGTCAG ATTTTTGAAGCACAAGATAAACAGCATCGAGCCGAATGTCCCCGAGGCACAAGCCAAAGACCTGCTACGCACAGCCATTGATGAGTATGTTTGTGACAACATCAACCTCGCCAGTAGCACTATAGCCACTCATGCCGCCCAGTTGCTCAAGGATGGAGATGTTATTCTTACGTTTGGCTA TTCAGCCCTCGTTTGCGACATGGTTGAAGCAGCACGGAATGGCAGCAGTTGTGTGAACGTGAGTGTTGTGGTTGCAgactcaccctttcctcccacgGGTTCAGATATGGTCAAGCAACTGGCTGCTATGGGTGTTCCGACATATTACCGTCTCATTACAGATGTCACCCACATTATGCACAAG GTAACCAAGGTAGTCGTAGAGGCAGAATCTGTCATGATGAATGGCGCAGTGCAGGGGATGTGTGGGACAGCAGGACTGGCTCTTGCTGCTGCCACACATGACACACCCTTCATTGTTCTCTGTCACACATACAAGTTTAGCAATAATGATCTCACTGATTCTTTGGTAGTGAATGAATTAG GGGATGCGAATGGCATTGTGAATTGCCCATCCAGGGAATACTGCGATCTCCTGACTGATTGGAAGGACACAGAAAATCTAAATGTAGTGCGACTAGTGTACGACGTGACTCCGGCTGGCCTTGTGACGGTGCTGGTCACAGAGCAGAGTGTTCTCCCAACCTCTGCTGTACCAGTTATCATCCGACGTAATTACGCAGATATTCTCGGACAGGATTAG